CGACGCAGTGCATGAGCGCGACTATGAAGGACAACCCGCTTCAGAAGGAGGGCAAAAGCTCGCGGCGGAAGATAGTGGACACTTTTGAGATTAACCTGAATCGTTGTATTCTATGCGGCATCTGCGTGGAGGTCTGCAACTTCGACGCCATAGTTATGAGCCATGAGCACGAGATGAGCGTTTTCGAGCGCAACGGCGACCGGGTAGACCTTGTCCCGCTTTTAGAGATGGGCATGAAATACCAGGAAGAGTCAGGCTGGGTGCCGCCGTCCAAGAAGGCCAAAGCGGAAGCCAAGCCGGCCCCCGAGAAGGCCTCCGTCTAGCATGTCGTGGTATTTTTTTGCCGCCCTGACCGTCCTGACTGTAGGGGGCGGCCTTGGCGTAGTGTCTACTCGCAACGTGGTGCACGCCGCCCTTTTCTTACTCGTTTCGCTGCTGGGCGTGGCGGGCCTGTACGTGCTGCTGCTGTCCGAGTTCCTGGCGCTGGTGCAGATTTTCATATACGGCGGCGCCATTATCATTGTGCTGCTCTTCGCCATAATGCTGACGCGGTCCAGGGAGTACCCCAACATATCGGACAACAAGCAGTGGCCCCTGGCGGCGCTGGCGGCCATAGGCTTCTTTGGGCTGCTGACAGCGTCCTTTATGGCCAACGACGCGGACTTCGAGACGCGGAACCGCGTGGGGTTCACTGTGCTGGCGCGGGCGCTGTTCAACGATTGGGCGCTGCCTTTTGAAGTGGCGTCGCTGGTATTGCTAATCGCGCTCGTCGGAGCCATAGTTATCGCGCAGACCGAAAGGCAGGGGCAGCAATGACGCTGACGCATTTCCAGATAGTGAGCGGGGCGCTTTTCGCGGTGGGGCTTTACGGGGTGCTGGCGCGCCGCAGCGCGGTGCTGATACTTATGTCGATAGAGCTGATGCTAAACGCGGTGAACCTGAACCTTATCGCCGCGGCGTCGTACCTGGACCCTGAGCGATTTACGGGACTCATCATCGCAATATTTGTTATAACGGTGGCGGCGGCGGAGGTGGGGCTGGCCCTGGCGATTATTCTACGGCTCTTCCGAAACCGCGCCACGGTAAACGTGGACGAGATTGAGCTAATGAAGTGGTAGGGGACGTGAGTTTTGCCCTGACGTGGGTCTACTTATGAGCGTCGTGTTATCACTCAGAGCCGCCAGTCCCCCCCGTATCCCCTCTTTCTCCTCTACGGACGAGGCGCAACACATTGCTACTC
This is a stretch of genomic DNA from SAR202 cluster bacterium. It encodes these proteins:
- a CDS encoding NADH-quinone oxidoreductase subunit I encodes the protein MLASLKGMLLTIVSTFKKPVTDQYPKKPREKEPRYMGFPALTWDHEVGEPFCTACMVCIRNCPTQCMSATMKDNPLQKEGKSSRRKIVDTFEINLNRCILCGICVEVCNFDAIVMSHEHEMSVFERNGDRVDLVPLLEMGMKYQEESGWVPPSKKAKAEAKPAPEKASV
- a CDS encoding NADH-quinone oxidoreductase subunit J: MSWYFFAALTVLTVGGGLGVVSTRNVVHAALFLLVSLLGVAGLYVLLLSEFLALVQIFIYGGAIIIVLLFAIMLTRSREYPNISDNKQWPLAALAAIGFFGLLTASFMANDADFETRNRVGFTVLARALFNDWALPFEVASLVLLIALVGAIVIAQTERQGQQ
- the nuoK gene encoding NADH-quinone oxidoreductase subunit NuoK, which translates into the protein MTLTHFQIVSGALFAVGLYGVLARRSAVLILMSIELMLNAVNLNLIAAASYLDPERFTGLIIAIFVITVAAAEVGLALAIILRLFRNRATVNVDEIELMKW